Part of the Streptococcus ilei genome is shown below.
TCGTTCATATGGTGGGCCCTGAAACTGGACGAACTCAGCCTGGAAAGTTCATTGTCTGTGGAGACAGCCATACCGCAACCCATGGCGCTTTCGGTGCAATTGCCTTTGGAATTGGAACCAGTGAGGTAGAGCATGTCTTTGCCACCCAGACCATCTGGCAGGTCAAACCCAAGAAGATGTTGGTCGAATTCACCGGAACCCCGCAAAAAGGGATCTATTCAAAGGATTACATCCTAGCTTTGATAGCGCGTTACGGTGTTGCCTGCGGCGTTGGCTATGTCGTAGAGTATCGGGGCGAAGCGATTGATCGCTTGACCATGGAAGAGCGGATGACCATCTGCAATATGTCCATTGAATTTGGATCTAAGATGGGAATCATGAATCCAGACCAAAAGACCTTTGATTACCTAGAAGGTCGTGAATGTGTGCCACAAGATTTTGAAGCTGCAGTAGCGGACTGGAAGACCTTGGTCAGTGATGACGATGCCGTATATGACAAGGTCATCCGTATGGATGTATCTGACTTAGCTCCGATGGTGACTTGGGGGACCAATCCTTCCATGGGAGTGGACTTTGAAACTTCCTTTCCAGAGATTCGTGACATGAATGATGAGCGGGCCTATCATTATATGGATCTAGAACCTGGCCAAAAACCAGCAGACATTGAATTAGGCTATATCTTTATCGGATCTTGTACCAACGCGCGTCTCAGCGATTTGGAGTTGGCAGCCAAGTTTGTGAAAGGCAAAAAGATTGCGCCCAACTTAACAGCCATTGTCGTACCTGGTTCTCGTCCGGTTAAGCAGGCTGCTGAAAAGTTAGGCTTGGACAAGATCTTTATGGATGCAGGCTTTGAATGGCGTGATCCAGGTTGCTCTATGTGTCTAGGAATGAATCCAGATAAGGTTCCAGATGGCGTCCATTGTGCCTCTACCAGCAATCGAAATTTTGAAGACCGCCAAGGGTTTGGGGCTAAGACCCATCTCTGTAGCCCAGCTATGGCAGCTGCAGCAGCAATAGCCGGTCACTTTGTCGATGTGCGCCAAATGCCTGAAGTTCAATAAAGGAGGAATCATGGAGAAATTTACCATTTATACGGGGACAACCGTTCCCTTAATGAACGATAATATCGATACCGACCAAATCCTCCCCAAGCAATTCTTAAAGCTGATTGATAAAAAAGGCTTTGGCAAATACCTCATGTATGCTTGGCGCTATTTGGACGATCAGTATACCGAGGATCCAACATTTATCTTTAATAAGCCGGAATACCGCAAGGCAACCATTTTGATCACTGGTGACAATTTTGGGGCAGGTTCCTCTCGGGAACATGCAGCCTGGGCCTTGGCTGATTATGGCTTTAAAGTCGTCATCGCCGGATCCTTCGGAGATATTCATTACAATAATGAACTCAATAATGGGATGCTTCCGATTGTTCAGCCCTTAGAGGTTCGACAAAAACTAGCCAGCTTGAAGCCGACAGACCCAGTGACGGTGGATTTGGAAGAACAAAAGATTATCTCGCCAGTTGGAGAGTTTCGATTTGAGATCGATGGTGATTGGAAGCACAAACTGCTCAATGGTCTAGATGACATTGGTATTACACTTCAATATGAGGACTTGATTGCCGCTTATGAAAAGCAACGGCCAGCTTATTGGCAATAAAATTGTATAGTTAATTAAGAATATTCAGAAAATATATTGTAGATTTTCAGGAAATCTGATAGAATAGAAAAAAAGAATAGAAGAGGACGAAATTTATGACAAAACACATTCAATGGGACGGAACACTTTCACAAGAAGGATTTGACATTTTGAAAGGAGAGGGAGGTTGTATCGTCTGCCCTACAAAAGTCGGTTACATTATTATGACCAGTGACAAGGCCGGCTTGGAACGGAAGTTCGAAGCTAAAGAACGCAACCGCAACAAACCAGGTGTCGTTCTTTGTGGAAGCATGGATGAACTCCGGGCCCTTGCGCAATTGAATCCTGAAATCGAAGCCTTCTACCAAAAACATTGGGATGAAGATATCTTGCTTGGTTGTATCCTTCCTTGGCGTGAAGATGCCTATGCCAAATTACAAGCCTTCGGCGATGGACGTGAAGAACTCATGACAGATGTTCGTGGAACCAGCTGTTTTGTCATCAAATTCGGTAAAGCTGGTGAGCAAATCGCCAAAGAAATGTGGGAAAAAGAAGGCAAAATGGTTTATGCCTCTTCAGCTAACCCATCTGGTAAAGGAAATCGTGGGAAAGTCGAGGGAATCGGAGAGCGAATCGAAGGTGCCGTGGATTTGGTCATCGAAGCCGATGATTATGTAGCCTCTATCCAACCAGACAAGACTATTGAAACTCGCTATGAACAAGGAGTGATGGTTTCTATGGTTGATGCAGAAGGAAAACTCATCCCAGAACAAGGAGCAGGTAGCCGTTCTGTCAATACTTGCCCAGTCGTGATCCGTAAGGGATTGGATATCGACAAGATCATGATGCACTTATCTGATCATTTCAACTCTTGGAACTACCGCCAAGGGGAGTACTATTAAAAGATAGAAAAAAGGTCGTTACAGTTCGTAACGACCTTTTACTTGTCTATTTTATCGAATAGCTGATTTCCAACTTTAATAAGTCACGACATTAATCTCACCCTTGTCGTACTCAGCGATAAAGATGTCATCGACATTTTCAAATCCTTTTTTATTCAGTTCGGCCATAAGCCATTCTTCAGTTTTACCGATGTACTCTAAGATTTCTACTTGGACTACACCATCTGTAATGATTGGGTATTTGGGATTTTCATCTCCCATTCGAACGATTATGAGTTGGCCATTTTGTTCGATGACGGCTCTTTTGACTTCTTTCAATTGGAAGACCCCTTGAGAGCGCAACTTAAGAGCGACGTCAGAAGCAGAAAGGCCTTTTGAGCGACAAGCTTCTGGATCTAATTTTCCGTTTTTTATGATAATAGTTGGTTTTCCATCAATCAGATGTTTGATGAAGTAAACATTGGTATTAAGACATTTGAGTGACAGAATCAAAATCGTCCAGATGATGAGGATGACGACATATTGAAGGATGGTAATCGAGCTATTGTAGATGACCCCGCCGATAATACCCCCGAGAACAAAGTTCTGTATTTGGTCTACTGCAGAACTTGGCGCTAAATTTCCTTTTCCTGTTACGTTAATAACAAAAACAAGAGAAAGAAGCCCCAAGGCCAATTTAATTGCAATTGTAGCAAAAAAGCTTATCATTTTTCAACCTCCACCAGTTCTACATCTGTTTTATATAAGTCCATTTTTTCAAGTAAATAGCTATCTGGGTCTGTTCCGCTAATCGCACGATAGAATTGCTTGTCTACCTTGATAATAGCTCCATCAGTAGTAGCTGAAGTATTGACATAAATGTCTTTTTTATCAACACCTAACTCTTTTGATACAATCTCGATGAAGTGTAGGGAAGAGCGGAATTGATTGTCATTAGACTGATTGTTTTGAAAATTTGAAATGCCAATCAAAACAACGGCTACTAAGATTAAGACAGAAATAATAGACAATTCACGGAACTTACTTCCACGTTTATCCTTATATGCCTTAAATGCGAAAAAAGCCGTTACCAACACTAAGAGAATGGACATGATCACCATGACCCAATTTTGCTGGCTAATCTGACTCAGTACATAGTCGTAGGAATAGAATTTCATAAAAACCCCTCAATTATTTTGTATTCAAGCTATTATAAACTATTTCAATCCTTACTTCAATGATTTAAAGTGACATTCTCATTGTTTAAAGGTATGGATTGTACCTTAAGGTGGAAGAATAGAAGTAGGAGTTTTCTATCTAATCGAAATTTGGTACACTAGAGCTATGAAGATAGAAGATACTATAAAAAAAGCAATCATTTTAGGAGCTACAGGAGGGATTGGCCGGCAGCTAGCGAAAGAACTGGCAAGAAGTCTGGAGCATCTGGTCTTAGTGGGTCGCGATGCCGACAAACTCTCCCAAGTTCAAAAGGAACTAACTGGGAGCAAGGCGCAACTGTCAATCCTAACGTTAGATATGCTAGATCAAGTAGCCCTAGAAGCTTTTGTAGAGAACCTAGATGCAGATCTTCTTGTCAATTGTGCGGGACTAGCCTATTTTTCCATAGGATGTGACCTTGAATCAGCTAGTGAGCAAGACCTCTGGCAAGTCAACTACCATGCTCCAGTCCAACTAATCAAGCAGGTGGTGAAGAAGAATCAGAAGATCCACTTGGTCCAGCTGTCATCTCTGGCTGCTCTTTTTCCTCATCCCTATTTAGCAGCCTACAGTGCCAGTAAGGCTGCCTTGCAGACCTACACTCTTGCTCTCCAGGAGGAACTGAAGCAATCAGATTCACCGATTCAGCTAGGTCTCTATATTCTTGGACCAGTCCAAACAGCTATTCTTCCTCCCAAACTAGTAGAAGCATTGGGTGGCGGTCGCTTGCAGATGAAGCCTGAGAAAGTCGCTCAGCAGTTGATTCGATTCATAGAAAGAGATACTTCCTATGCTGTTATCGGCCTTCGCTATCGCTTGCTCGTTTTGCTAGGTCGTCTGCTTCCCCAAAGATGGATCATTCGTCTCCTTGCACGGTATTTACGAAAGGGACTTACTAGATGAAATTTTTATTTATATTTTTAGGCGTTGCTTATCTTCTCTTATTTCTCATCCGTTGGTTACTGTCCTTCATTTATTATAAAAAAGGCCAGTCTCATATTGCAGACTTCCCAGAAGAGCTTTTTACAGTGGTCCAACCCATCCTCTCTGGGGATCCTCGTTTAGCGAATGATTTGCTGGCCAATCTCCAGCAAACAGAAGCAGTAGAATTCTACTGGTTGATTGACCAGTCTGATACAGAAGCCCAGCGAGTAGCAGATCAGATTTGCCAAGATGCTTCCTTTGCCCAACGCATTCGAATCTTTCTCATTGAAGACGTCCCTCAAGGGATTAATCCCAAGAGTTACAAGATTGAGCAGGTTGTAGAGGAGCTGACCCGGCCTTACCTGATTGTTTTGGACGATGATAGTGTGATTGATTTTTCTAAAATGGGTGAGTTGACTGCCTATCTGGGTCAAGAGGTCATTCTGACAGGTATTCCCTATAACCAAGAAAGAAGTAATTTCTGGTCCAAGCTGGTTGCAGCATTCGTCAATGGCAATTCCTTTATTACCTATTTTACTATGGCAGAAGTTGAGGCGAATCACTCCATCAACGGGATGTTTTATATCCTACCGGTAGAACTTGCAAAGGAGCAGGGGCTCTTCACAGCGATTAAGGATTATCTATGTGATGATTTAGCTGTGGCCGATTTTTTAAGGAGTAAAGGAGTATCCATTGTCCAAACACGGGTCACCTGCAATGTTCGAACCACTATCAAGGATGCCAAGCAATACCTGCTCCAGATGAAGCGATGGCTTCTCTTTAGCTCTATCTATCTCAAAGAACACATGGACTGGAAGGTCTTTTGTCTCATTGGTTTACCTAGTTTTATGCCTTTTACAGGCTTCATCCTAAGTCTGTTTTTAGGTTGGCCTTATCTTCTTCTAGGCTTGAGTTTACTACTATTCAAGGCAGTATGGATGCTCCTCTATCGACAAAGCATTCTATCCAATCGCCTACACTTGGATGAAGTCGCCTACGAAGTGCTGAGTGATTTCCTGCTTCCTTGGCTCTTTGTCTATGTTCTAGTGACTCCTCCTGTGATTAATTGGCGGGGGCGGAAGATTCGTGTGACAGATGGAAGGATTCGTTATGAGTAAGATGAAGTCCTATCTAGACCGTTTGTCTGCTTTGTCTCTTGATCAGACCATGCTAGACTCTGATCGCTTGGTCCTCTTTCTTAGTGGGAGCAGTGATATCACTTGTGCTGGGCTGACAGCTGGACAACTAGATCTCCTCCATGCTATTTGTCCATCTGGCTATTCAGTAGTAGCCAGTAATTTCCCCTTCAATCAAGATTTTGAACACATAGAGTTTCCTCAGGTATCCCTCTTGTCGGCTGCTGCGTCCAATATCATCTACTATTGGCATACGATATTGAACCCGCGTTTCCTAAAGTTGTTACAGGAGCACTTGTCTCCCTTGTTGGAAGCGCAGGAAGTAGTTCTTGTTTGTAAGAGTTCAGGGGTCAATATGCTGACCCAGTGGCTCAGAAGTTTAGGCAATCAGGTCACCCTTCCAAGATTGCGCGTGATAGCGCTTGGACCTGTATCCCAGCTTCTCTTAAGTCAAAAGGATATAGAACTGCTAGTCATCAAAGGAAAGAAAGATCCTTATTCACGTATTCTGGATCGCCACTCAGCGGATATTCAAGTGGATACGGATCATTATAGCTATGAATACAGAGAAGATGTGAAAGGAATCATCTATGACTGGATTAGACAAAGTGATAAAAATCGATGTGATTAGCGTTCCCTTTAGTGGCCATTTATTCCCAACCTTGACTCTGGTGAAGCCCTTGCTGGAGGATCCGCGTTTTCAGATCCGTGTTATTACAGGTTTTCAGAAAAAGGCATTGGTTGAGCGGATTGGTTTTGACTGCCTTGCCTTGTTTCCTGATCGTCCGACAGTGATGGAAGATATAGCGAATACATCAAAGCAAGCAAATCTATTTATCATGTACCAACAATTAATGGCCAATAGCAGGCTGGTTCCAGAAGTTTTCGACGAAATAAATCGAATTTGGAACTCTGAGGGAAAACCAGACTTGGTTATTGCAGATTTTGTAGCAGCTCCTGCTGGTATGTTAGCAGATCGTTTAGAAATCCCCTGGATTACGACCATTCCAAGCCCAGTGGCGATTGAGAGTCGCACGACCACCCCTGCTTATCTAGGTGGCTGGAAACCACACCAGGGAATCTTCTACAAGTGGAGAGATGCAATGGGCAGGCAGTTCATTCGTCTGGCAAAGAAAGTTGGACTTGCGCTGGTTAAGAAGAATCTTGTTACCCTAGCGGACTTCAAATTGTACCGTGAAGACGGGTTAGAAGCGATCTATTCTCCCTATTCAATTTTAGCTCTGGGCATGAAAGAGTTGGAGTTTCGAGACGATTTTCCACCCCAGCTCAAATGGGTTGGTTATCGCTGTCTATCTTTTGACCGACTTCCCCAAGAACAGAAGCAGTATCTTACGACCTCTAAAAAGCGTATCTTCGTCACTTGCGGGACTCATTTAAAATGGGAAAAAGAG
Proteins encoded:
- the leuC gene encoding 3-isopropylmalate dehydratase large subunit, producing the protein MAGKSIFDKIWERHVVTGEQGQPQLMYVDQHYIHEVTSPQAFQGLRDAGRKVRRPDLTFGTFDHNVPTVNIYDIRDVISKAQIDKLAENVKDFGIDHAAHGSEKQGIVHMVGPETGRTQPGKFIVCGDSHTATHGAFGAIAFGIGTSEVEHVFATQTIWQVKPKKMLVEFTGTPQKGIYSKDYILALIARYGVACGVGYVVEYRGEAIDRLTMEERMTICNMSIEFGSKMGIMNPDQKTFDYLEGRECVPQDFEAAVADWKTLVSDDDAVYDKVIRMDVSDLAPMVTWGTNPSMGVDFETSFPEIRDMNDERAYHYMDLEPGQKPADIELGYIFIGSCTNARLSDLELAAKFVKGKKIAPNLTAIVVPGSRPVKQAAEKLGLDKIFMDAGFEWRDPGCSMCLGMNPDKVPDGVHCASTSNRNFEDRQGFGAKTHLCSPAMAAAAAIAGHFVDVRQMPEVQ
- the leuD gene encoding 3-isopropylmalate dehydratase small subunit — protein: MEKFTIYTGTTVPLMNDNIDTDQILPKQFLKLIDKKGFGKYLMYAWRYLDDQYTEDPTFIFNKPEYRKATILITGDNFGAGSSREHAAWALADYGFKVVIAGSFGDIHYNNELNNGMLPIVQPLEVRQKLASLKPTDPVTVDLEEQKIISPVGEFRFEIDGDWKHKLLNGLDDIGITLQYEDLIAAYEKQRPAYWQ
- a CDS encoding L-threonylcarbamoyladenylate synthase; protein product: MTKHIQWDGTLSQEGFDILKGEGGCIVCPTKVGYIIMTSDKAGLERKFEAKERNRNKPGVVLCGSMDELRALAQLNPEIEAFYQKHWDEDILLGCILPWREDAYAKLQAFGDGREELMTDVRGTSCFVIKFGKAGEQIAKEMWEKEGKMVYASSANPSGKGNRGKVEGIGERIEGAVDLVIEADDYVASIQPDKTIETRYEQGVMVSMVDAEGKLIPEQGAGSRSVNTCPVVIRKGLDIDKIMMHLSDHFNSWNYRQGEYY
- a CDS encoding DUF421 domain-containing protein — protein: MISFFATIAIKLALGLLSLVFVINVTGKGNLAPSSAVDQIQNFVLGGIIGGVIYNSSITILQYVVILIIWTILILSLKCLNTNVYFIKHLIDGKPTIIIKNGKLDPEACRSKGLSASDVALKLRSQGVFQLKEVKRAVIEQNGQLIIVRMGDENPKYPIITDGVVQVEILEYIGKTEEWLMAELNKKGFENVDDIFIAEYDKGEINVVTY
- a CDS encoding DUF3290 family protein, whose protein sequence is MKFYSYDYVLSQISQQNWVMVIMSILLVLVTAFFAFKAYKDKRGSKFRELSIISVLILVAVVLIGISNFQNNQSNDNQFRSSLHFIEIVSKELGVDKKDIYVNTSATTDGAIIKVDKQFYRAISGTDPDSYLLEKMDLYKTDVELVEVEK
- a CDS encoding SDR family NAD(P)-dependent oxidoreductase, producing MKIEDTIKKAIILGATGGIGRQLAKELARSLEHLVLVGRDADKLSQVQKELTGSKAQLSILTLDMLDQVALEAFVENLDADLLVNCAGLAYFSIGCDLESASEQDLWQVNYHAPVQLIKQVVKKNQKIHLVQLSSLAALFPHPYLAAYSASKAALQTYTLALQEELKQSDSPIQLGLYILGPVQTAILPPKLVEALGGGRLQMKPEKVAQQLIRFIERDTSYAVIGLRYRLLVLLGRLLPQRWIIRLLARYLRKGLTR
- a CDS encoding glycosyltransferase; translated protein: MKFLFIFLGVAYLLLFLIRWLLSFIYYKKGQSHIADFPEELFTVVQPILSGDPRLANDLLANLQQTEAVEFYWLIDQSDTEAQRVADQICQDASFAQRIRIFLIEDVPQGINPKSYKIEQVVEELTRPYLIVLDDDSVIDFSKMGELTAYLGQEVILTGIPYNQERSNFWSKLVAAFVNGNSFITYFTMAEVEANHSINGMFYILPVELAKEQGLFTAIKDYLCDDLAVADFLRSKGVSIVQTRVTCNVRTTIKDAKQYLLQMKRWLLFSSIYLKEHMDWKVFCLIGLPSFMPFTGFILSLFLGWPYLLLGLSLLLFKAVWMLLYRQSILSNRLHLDEVAYEVLSDFLLPWLFVYVLVTPPVINWRGRKIRVTDGRIRYE
- a CDS encoding glycosyltransferase; the encoded protein is MTGLDKVIKIDVISVPFSGHLFPTLTLVKPLLEDPRFQIRVITGFQKKALVERIGFDCLALFPDRPTVMEDIANTSKQANLFIMYQQLMANSRLVPEVFDEINRIWNSEGKPDLVIADFVAAPAGMLADRLEIPWITTIPSPVAIESRTTTPAYLGGWKPHQGIFYKWRDAMGRQFIRLAKKVGLALVKKNLVTLADFKLYREDGLEAIYSPYSILALGMKELEFRDDFPPQLKWVGYRCLSFDRLPQEQKQYLTTSKKRIFVTCGTHLKWEKERMVELAKLLSQEYPDYVFYVTLGDSAGLEHTPRILSENLLIFDYLPYSDVLEQMDFAIHHAGAGILMGCIEQGIPSLILPQDYDQFDNAVRAELFQVGLVSRKKTESEVLRLFNELVSREDWSHLKALAQKSKGYQPTKILYQEIERLLKVKL